One window of the Leptotrichia massiliensis genome contains the following:
- a CDS encoding ParB/Srx family N-terminal domain-containing protein yields MKIEKININFIKEYENNAKQHDIEHIEKIKNSIKNFDFMLPLLIDEDNMLLAGHGRLCALKELGYSEVEVIRHSHLSEEQKRAYIIADNQLTLATDFDRDKIQKELMELKNLDFDISILGFEEKELEDLVKEIDFQPVSEEEQPRLDKLDPKYITCPHCGEVFDAREQE; encoded by the coding sequence ATGAAAATAGAGAAAATAAACATTAATTTTATAAAGGAATATGAGAATAACGCAAAGCAACACGATATAGAGCATATAGAGAAAATAAAAAATTCTATTAAAAATTTTGATTTTATGCTTCCGCTGTTAATAGATGAGGATAATATGCTGTTAGCAGGACACGGACGGCTATGTGCCTTGAAAGAATTAGGATATAGCGAAGTAGAAGTAATAAGGCATTCTCACTTATCTGAGGAACAGAAAAGAGCTTATATAATAGCAGACAATCAATTGACACTTGCAACCGATTTTGACAGGGATAAAATTCAAAAAGAACTAATGGAATTAAAAAACTTGGATTTTGATATTTCTATTTTAGGTTTTGAAGAAAAGGAATTAGAGGATTTGGTAAAAGAGATTGATTTTCAACCAGTATCTGAAGAGGAACAGCCAAGACTTGATAAACTTGATCCAAAATATATAACTTGTCCACATTGCGGGGAGGTGTTCGATGCAAGAGAACAGGAATGA